One region of Hoeflea sp. 108 genomic DNA includes:
- a CDS encoding acyl carrier protein has protein sequence MSDTAERVKKIVVEHLGVDADKVTEAASFIDDLGADSLDTVELVMAFEEEFGVEIPDDAAETILTVGDAVKYIDKASA, from the coding sequence ATGAGTGACACCGCAGAGCGCGTCAAGAAGATCGTTGTCGAACACCTTGGCGTCGATGCCGACAAGGTGACGGAAGCTGCAAGCTTCATTGACGATCTGGGCGCGGACAGCCTCGACACGGTCGAGCTCGTTATGGCGTTCGAAGAAGAATTCGGCGTCGAGATCCCCGATGACGCGGCCGAGACCATCCTGACCGTTGGCGACGCCGTCAAGTACATCGACAAGGCTTCGGCCTAA